The Virgibacillus sp. SK37 region AGTTATTAGGGAGTAATGAATCTCAAGCAGGGAGACAAGGACGTGGCCAGCAGTCTAATGCCAGCACACCTACATTGGATTCTTTGGCAAGAGATCTAACGGAAAGTGCCAAGGAAGGCAAGATCGACCCTGTTATCGGACGTAGCAAAGAGATTGAGCGAGTCATCCAAGTGCTAAGCCGTCGTACGAAAAATAACCCTGTCCTTATTGGAGAACCTGGAGTGGGTAAAACTGCTGTTGCAGAAGGATTGGCACATCAGGTAATAAATAACGAAGTTCCAGAAACATTGAGAGATAAACGTGTAATGACACTGGATATGGGAACTGTAGTTGCAGGGACCAAATACCGGGGGGAATTTGAAGATCGTTTGAAAAAAGTAATGGAAGAAATTCGCCAGGCTGGCAATGTCATTCTATTCATTGATGAGCTTCATACATTAATCGGAGCAGGTGGTGCAGAAGGAGCCATTGACGCCTCAAATATATTAAAGCCTTCCCTTGCCCGTGGTGAGTTGCAATGTATAGGTGCGACTACGATGGATGAATACCGGAAATATATTGAAAAGGATGCTGCATTGGAGCGCAGATTTCAGCCAATCCAAGTGGATGAACCAACATTGGAGGAAACCGTACAAATTCTTAATGGATTGCGTGACAGATATGAAGCACATCATCGAGTTACCATTACCGATGAAGCAATTGAAGCTGCTGCAAGTCTATCGGACCGTTATATAACAGATCGTTTTTTACCAGATAAAGCAATTGATCTTATTGATGAGGCTGGCTCAAAAGTACGTTTACGTTCTTATACCATTCCACCTAATTTAAAAGAACTTGAGAAAAAGCTAGAGGAAGTTCGCAAAGAAAAGGATGCAGCTGTACAAAGCCAGGAATTTGAAAAAGCTGCTTCTTTACGCGATTCCGAGCAACGACTTCGTGAAGAACTGGAAGATACTAAAAACAAATGGAAAGAAAAACAAGGCCAGACAGACACGGAAGTAACGATGGAGGATATCGCAAGTGTTGTATCCATCTGGACAGGTGTACCGGTTGCTAAACTTACAAAGGATGAAAGTAATCGTCTTCTAAATCTGGAAGAAACATTGCATAGCCGTGTTATTGGTCAGGAAGAGGCAGTTAATGCGGTGTCTAAGGCAATTCGAAGAGCCCGTGCAGGATTAAAAGATCCTAAGCGACCAATCGGTTCATTTATTTTCCTAGGACCTACTGGTGTTGGTAAAACAGAACTTGCGAGAGCATTGGCCGAAGCAATGTTTGCAGATGAGGACGCCATGATCCGCATCGATATGTCTGAGTACATGGAAAAACATTCTACCTCCAGACTAGTTGGGTCACCTCCGGGTTATGTTGGATATGAGGAAGGTGGACAGCTTACAGAAAAGGTGCGCAGAAAGCCTTATTCAGTAGTTCTTCTTGATGAAGTAGAGAAAGCACATCCTGAAGTGTTTAATATACTATTACAAGTATTGGAAGATGGGCGTCTGACAGATTCAAAGGGACGACTAGTGGATTTCCGTAATACGGTTCTTATCATGACCTCAAACGTCGGAGCAAGTGAGTTGAAGCGTAACAAATATGTTGGTTTTAACTTAGGAGAAGAAAATCAGGATTATAAAGATATGAAGGCAAAGGTTACGGAAGAAATGAAAAAGGCTTTTCGCCCTGAATTTCTAAACCGTATTGATGAAATGATTGTCTTCCATTCTCTTGAGAAAAAACATATGAAAGATATTGTAACGCTTATGGTTAAACAATTACAATATCGGTTAAAGGAACAGGATATCGAGCTTTCTTTAACAGATAAAACCATTGAGAAAATTGCCAATGAAGGATTTGATCCAGAGTATGGCGCACGTCCGTTACGCAGATCAATTCAGAAGAACATTGAAGATTTATTATCTGAAGAACTATTAAAAGAGAACATTGCTATAGGACAGAAAGTGAAGATAGGATTAAACAGCAAAGGTGAATATACTATACTATCCTAAACCCTAGGATATAGCTTATAGTTGTAAAAAGGCTAGAGGTATTATACTTCTAGCCTTTTTTACTCATTAATAGGTTCTTTTGAGGCTCTAAAATATATGTTAGGGTTATGCATTAATTCGTAATATGGATAAACTGCGAATTAACTGGAGGTATGTATTAACTTTGAAAAATCTTTGTTGCTGGAAAGATCACTAAAATATTGAATCTGGTTGCACCACCGCTACGGAAAATACTTCGCTTTTCGGGGGCGGCTGATGAGCCTCCTCATGCTACCGCATTCGGGGGTCTCACCTATGCCTCATCTCCCCCAGAAGTCTCCGTATTTTCCTCCGCTTAATTTTACTTTTCAGCAATATTGACTTTAGCATTAAATGGAAAAAGCTTGCTTAACATCTTCAAGTACAAGTGAAAAGCCTACTCGGCATTTAAAATTTTAAAGCAGATATAAATTGATTGGAGCGGAAGGGGGCAATCTAAGAACGCCACGTCCTGGGACTGCGCTAACTCGTCCCATCGAAAACATTTGTGGCAACGATTGCATGACCAACGTCCTGTTGGCCCGCGACTCCTACCGGAATAGCATGAGCTGAAGACCCTGGACGGAGCGAAGCGGAGGAAGCGGCTGAAGCCATGCCGGTGGCAAAGAAGACACTGTGAGGCCACGAACAGATGTCGCACTTGTACCCGGAGGTGTGAAAGCGTCCCCCTGCAGCGGAAATCAATGGGGCCATCCGCTTCCTTAAAATGAGATATATTTTAGTTCGTAGTTTCCTCCTACTATGAATGTACGAGGTAACATTTAAGCCCAAATGCAATTGAACCTATTTTTAAAGTAATTTCTAAAAATTAAAATGGAAAGTAATTCAAAATCTGAATGCATGAAGGTTGATATCTATTACCGTTTATTCTCATTGAAGATGTATGCTTTTCCATCTCCAGATAAATGGGAAACCTTATACCTAGAACTAAAAATAGTATAAAATGTGGCAACGATAAGGAAATTTTTTTATAAATTGATAGATAGCTGTAACTTTATGGTTATATTTTTCGTATACAATAGATAGTGAAGGAGTAGAGTCTATTGGCAAAAAGAAAAACAAAGTATGTATGTCAAGAATGTGGATATGAATCAGCTAAATGGATGGGGAAATGCCCCGGATGTAACAACTGGAATACGTTAGTAGAAGAAGTTGCAGCAACTGGTGGGCGAGGTAACCATACATTCAATGTTGGTGGGAAACCTGCAGGGAAGCCGGAAAGTATTACTTCCATTGAATCACAAAAGGAACCGAGAATTACTACAACGATGAAAGAATTTAACCGGGTTCTTGGGGGCGGAATTGTTCTAGGCTCTCTTGTATTAATTGGCGGGGATCCGGGGATTGGGAAATCTACCTTGTTACTTCAGATTTCTTCCCAATTGGCAGAGAAGCAATTACCAGTTCTTTATATATCGGGTGAAGAATCTACAAGGCAAACAAAGTTACGCGCCGATCGGTTAGGCATTAAGGCTGATCAGCTCTATGTCCTTGCTGAAACAAATTTATTCGATATTGCCAAGCAGATTGAAGAAGTAAAGCCTTCTCTGGTTGTTGTCGATTCGATACAAACAGTTTATCGAGAAGAGGTAACAAGCGCACCGGGAAGTGTTTCACAAGTTCGAGAATCTACAAGTGAATTGATGAAAATAGCAAAAACAAATGGAATACCAATTTTTATTGTTGGCCATGTTACAAAGGAGGGCGCTATTGCCGGCCCACGCTTATTGGAACATATGGTTGACGCCGTTCTTTATTTTGAGGGGGAACGACACCATACGTATCGTATTCTGAGAGGTGTAAAAAATCGTTTCGGAAGTACGAATGAAATGGGAATCTTTGAAATGAAAGAAGAAGGGCTTCGTGAGGTAATGAATCCTTCTGAAATCTTTCTTGAAGAAAGATCTCAAGGAGCTGCTGGATCTACCGTTGTAGCCTCCATGGAGGGAACGAGACCTGTACTGGTAGAGATTCAGGCTTTAATATCTCCATCCGCCTTTGGTAACCCAAGGAGGATGGCTACTGGCATTGATAATAACCGCGTACCTTTATTAATGGCTGTACTGGAAAAAAGAGTAGGGCTGATGTTACAAAATCAGGATGCATATATAAAAGTAGCTGGAGGGGTTAAATTAGATGAACCGGCTATTGACTTGGCAGTTGCAGTGAGTATTGCTTCAAGCTTTAGGGATCAACCCACAAATCCTGAAGATATATTTGTTGGTGAAGTAGGCTTAACTGGTGAAATAAGAAGAGTTTCCCGTATTGAACAACGAGTCCAAGAAGCTGCAAAACTAGGATTTAAACGTGTAATATGCCCGAAAAATAATCTTGAGGGCTGGACAATACCAAAGAATATTGAAGTAATAGGTGTTAGTACGGTTCAGGAAGCATTGGATATAGGGGTTAGCAGATAGCATTTCTATTGATATGAATATTAAGTTATGGTAGAATATAAGATTTTATTTATTGAGCATGTTACTCATGTATGCTATGATAAAACAAATTATAAATAAGACATTTGTTGATAGACAAGACTCTTCCATGAGATGAGAATTATTATTTTTTACGGGAAAATGCAATAGGTTTCATAATTGTTTCTTTCGTAGGATTATTTTTTACTGAAAAAGGTAATAATATAAGCTAGGAGGTGACAGTGGTGCTAAGAAAGATTGTTCATTTATTCTTTATTATTTTGGGCGGTACCATTGGGTATTTATATATACCAGATATTATTAATTTATTAGATTTTACAGATGCACGATGGGCCACATCCCCATATTTGGGAACAGCTGTTGGTGCAATTATATTTTTTATCGTATCCTATTGGCTAGCAGGGTATATTGTTGGTTTCTTGAAGTGGGTTGAGGATGCATTAATCAAGTTACCCGCTGGAGATTTATTTTTTGGTAGTATTGGATTAATTGTAGGCCTTGTTATTGCATATTTTATTAATCGTCCACTGCAGGATATTAATATTGAGGTCATTTCACAGGTTATACCGCTATTTATCATGATATTATTAGGTTATTTAGGATTCCAGGTAGGCTTTAGACGTAGAGAAGAGTTTATTAATCTGATGAATATAAGTAAGAAAGATCGTGATAAAAGGAAGGTCCAGGAAGCGGACAGTGATGACATGTCTCTTCCAAAACCTAAAATTCTTGATACAAGTGTAATTATTGACGGACGAGTTGCAGACATATGTCAAACGAATTTCTTGGAAGGTACAATTGTAATCCCGCAATTTGTACTAGGCGAATTACAGCATATTGCTGACTCTTCGGATGTTTTAAAAAGGAACAGGGGTAGAAGAGGTCTGGATGTTCTGAATCGTATTCAAAAAGAATTACCTGTAAAGGTAGAAATCTATGAAGGCGATTTTGAGGAAATTCAGGAGGTAGACAGCAAACTGATAAAGCTCGCGAAAGTTATGAATGGTATTGTAGTTACAAATGATTTTAATTTAAACAAAGTCTGTGATCTGCAAGGTGTTGCTGTACTGAATATCAATGATCTTGCTAATGCTGTTAAGCCGGTAGTTCTTCCGGGAGAAGAGTTAGTTGTTCAGGTTATTAAAGACGGTAAAGAGCAGAACCAAGGCATCGCTTATTTAGATGATGGAACGATGATTGTAGTAGAAGAAGGCAGAGATTATATTGGAAAAACAATAGAAGTTTTAATCACAAGTGTGCTTCAGACTTCTGCAGGCAGAATGATCTTTGCGAAACCAAAATTACTTGAAAAAGCACAGTAAAAAGGGTATAACTAATAAAGTGATAACAGAAAATGTTATCACTTTTTGTTATACTTAATTAAGGATGAGAAAGGTTATACACTATCTGTTCTCGTACAGCCATGGTGAATAAAATTATGGAAACGTGAAGGAACTATTTACGATAGTTGAAGTAGAACCTAATTAAAGATAAAATTAAAGCAGATTATGGAAAGGGGTAACATCATGACAGAGGAAGTTCGTGTAAGGTATGCACCAAGCCCAACCGGTCATTTGCATATAGGGAATGCTCGTACTGCATTATTCAATTTCTTATATGCTAAGCATTTTGATGGTAAATTTATTATTCGAATTGAGGATACAGATGATAAGCGCAACGTTGCTGGCGGCGAAGAAAGCCAGCTCATGTTCTTGAAGTGGCTTGGTATTGAATGGGATGAAGGTGCAGATATCGGCGGAGATTATGGGCCATATCGCCAAATGGAAAGGCTCGATTTATATAACAAGTATGTGGATCAGCTTCTTGAAAGAGGTTTAGCATATAAATGTTATATGACAGAAGAAGAGTTGGAGGCAGAGCGTGAGGAGCAACGAGCAAAAGGACAAGTTCCTAAGTACTCCGGAGCACATGCTAATCTTACAACTGAAGAGATAGAGCAATTTGAAAAAGAAGGAAGAAAGCCGAGCATTCGTATGCGTGTGCCAGCAAACCAAACATATACCTTCCATGATTTGGTACGTGGTAATATCACATTTGAATCCAGCGACTTCGGTGATTGGGTTATTGTAAAGAAAAATGGTATTCCAACATATAACTTTGCTGTAGCAATTGATGATTACTTAATGAAGATCACGCATGTTTTACGTGGGGAAGAGCATATTTCCAATACACCGAAACAGATGATGGTCTATGATGCGTTTGGTTGGACTGCTCCTACGTTTGGACATATGACGTTAATTTTAAACGAAGAACGTAAAAAGTTAAGTAAACGTGACCAGCATATCTTGCAATTTATTGAGCAATACCGTAACTTAGGTTATTTGCCTCAAGCATTGTTCAATTTCATCACTTTGTTAGGATGGTCACCGGTAGGCGAAGAGGAAATTTTCGATAAAGAAACATTGATCAAGATTTTTGACCCTGAACGCTTGTCAACTTCTGCCGCAATCTTTGACCGTCACAAATTGAAGTGGATGAACAATGAATATATAAAAGCTGCTGATTTAAGTACGGTTATTGACCTGGCTATGCCTCATCTTATTGAAGCAGGCAAATTAGCTGAGAATATGAGTGATGAGGAAAGAGAATGGGCGGAGAAAGTCATTTCTCTATACCGTGAACAGCTACGTTATGGCGCGGAGATAGTTGAATTAACAGAGCTATTCTTCAACGAAGAAATAAATTACGATGAAGGCGCGATGGATGTACTTCAAGAGGAGCAGGTTCCGGAAGTCTTACAAGTATTTGCAGATAAGCTTATTCATTTGGACGATTTCACAGCTGCTTCCATTAAGGCACAGATCAAAGCAACACAGAAGGAAACAGGGCATCGCGGAAAGAAACTATTTATGCCGATCAGGGTAGCGACCACTGGACAAACGCATGGTCCGGAGCTACCGATGGCTATTGAGTTATTAGGCAGAAAAGTGATTTTGGCCCGTCTTGATAAAGTTTTAAAACAATTAGGAGCATAATCATTCACACCTAAACTAAAATAGTATATAGTATTAATAAAATACAGAACGATGATGAGGGAAAGTAAATTTCGAATAGCTTATTCAGAGAGAATCACCTAGGCTGAGAGTGATTTTAAGCGTCGATGTTGAAGTGCTCCTCTGAGTCCGTTATGGAATAAGAAAGTACATAACGGCGGCAGGCTCTCCCGTTATGAGAGTAAGAGTTGGGAGAGTTCTCCAAACAGAGTGGGACCGCGCAAAAAGCGTCTCTGTGTATATGCACAGAGACGCTTTTTTAGGTTCTTGGAAAACGATAAAAATCACAGAATATATACTGTGAAGTAACTTGGTAGTACTGTAAATGAATGTTTGGCAAGAATTCTACGCCTTCCGCAAGAACTTGCAATTTTTGTGGGAGGGATTCTCTTAAGCTTTTTCAAAATAGGTACAAATAGGTACGGGGAGGTTGATGAGATGGGGTTCATTAAGCGAATGAGGGAAGACATGGATGTAGTATTTGAACAGGATCCAGCTGCACGAACCTATATAGAAGTTGCTCTAACCTACTCAGGGCTGCATGCGGTTTGGTCACACCGACTTGCTCATGCTTTTTATAAAAGAAAGTTATTCTTTATTGCTCGAGTTATTTCACAGATAAGCCGTTTTTTTACAGGGATTGAAATCCACCCAGGCGCTAAAATAGGGCGAAGGCTGTTCATTGATCATGGAATGGGCGTTGTCATCGGGGAGACGTGTGAGATTGGTGATAATGTTACTATTTTCCAGGGGGTGACCTTGGGGGGAACTGGTAAGGAAAAAGGGAAGAGGCACCCTACAGTGAAGGATAATGCATTAATTGCTACAGGAGCTAAAGTTCTTGGGTCAATTACTATTGGGGAAAACTCCAAGGTTGGTGGAGGCTCTGTTGTGTTGAAGGATGTGCCTGATCATTCAACTGTAGTTGGTATCCCAGGAAGGGTAGTAATACAAAATGGGGAAAAAATAAGAAGAGATTTGGACCATCATAAAATGCCTGATCCGGTAGAGGAACGATGTAATAACCTGCAAAATGAAATTGATTTATTGAAGAAGGAAATAAGCAAACTGAAGGAGGGCAACCGTCATGCCGATACAAATTTATAATACATTGAAAAGGCAGAAGGAAGAGTTCAAACCATTAAAAGAAGGGCATGTCAGCATGTATGTGTGCGGGCCAACGGTATACAACTATATCCATATCGGAAATGCGAGACCTGCTATCGTGTTTGATACGGTTCGAAGATATTTTGAATATAAAGGTTTCCATGTTGATTATGTGCTAAATTTTACGGATGTAGATGATAAAATTATTAAAGCAGCAAAAGAATTAGGGGAAGAAGTCCCTGCAGTTGCGGAAAAATTTATTAATGCTTACCTTGAAGATGTAGGCGCATTAGGGGTAAAGCAAGCAACACATAATCCGCGAGTAATGGAGACAATGGATGATATTATTCAATTCATTGATGCATTGGTTCAGAAAGGCTATGCCTACTCAGTAGAAGGCGATGTATACTTTAAGCCCCGTGCCTTTGAAGGGTATGGTAAATTGTCTCATCAATCTGTGGATGAATTACGGTCTGGAGCGAGGATTCAGGTAGGAGAAAAAAAGGAAGACCCGCTCGATTTTGCTTTGTGGAAAAAGGCAAAAGATGGAGAAATTGCGTGGGATTCGCCGTGGGGTGAAGGGCGTCCTGGTTGGCATATTGAATGCTCTGCAATGGTTAAGAAGTATCTTGGTGACACAATTGATATACATGCAGGTGGTCAAGATCTTACTTTTCCGCATCACGAGAACGAAATTGCTCAATCGGAGGCAATGACAGGAAAATCCTTTGCGAGATATTGGATGCATAATGGGTATATTAATATTGAAAATGAGAAGATGTCTAAGTCACTCGGGAATTTTGTGTTGACGAGAGATCTAATTAATCAGCATAATCCACAGGTGTTGCGTTTCTTTATGCTAAGTGTGCATTATCGCCATCCGATAAACTTTTCAGCGGAGTTACTTGAAAGTGCGGAGAATAGCCTTGAACGAATTAAGACGGCATATTCCAATTTGGAGCATAGGAAAAATTCGAGTATGGACTTAGTAAGTAATCAGGGACAGGAAGATTGGTTGAAGAGAATTGAGGATCTGAAGAAGCAATTTGAAGAAGAAATGGATGATGACTTTAACACTGCTAATGCGATTTCTGTAATCTTTGACATCACAAAAGAAGCCAATGTCTATCTACAGGAAAGTCAAACATCTACTAAGATTATCGATGCTTTTCAGGAATCCATACGTGATTTGATGAATGTCTTAGGAGTAACGGTTGAAGAAGAAGCGGATTTACTTGATGAAGAGATTGAAACACTAATAGCAGAAAGAAATGAGGCGAGAACAACTCGTAATTTTGCTAGAGCAGATGAAATAAGAGATATATTGAAGGAAAAAGGAATTATGTTGGAAGATACTGCCCAAGGGGTACGCTGGAGAAGGGGCTAATCATGAAACAGGATGTTAAACAAATGAAAAGCCTGGCACTTGCCTATATGGGAGATGCTGTTTATGAAGTATATATAAGAGAACATCTTCTTAAGGAGGGCCAGGTGAAGCCTCAGCAGCTCCACAAACAGGCAATAAAATTTGTGTCGGGAAAGGCACAGGCTCAAGTGGTATTATACTGGTTGGAAAGTGGAATGCTCTCTGAAGAAGAAGAGCGGGTAGTTGCCAGAGGGAGAAATGCCAAATCCGGCTCCATACCTAAGAATATAAGTGTACAGGCATATCGTTACAGTACCGCATTTGAAGCTCTACTTGGGTATCATTATCTCTTAAATCATCAAGACAGATTAAATGAATTGATGGAAAAAGCGGTACATTTTTTAGAAGGGAGGAACGATTAAAATGGAACAAGAAATAATTGTTGGTAAAAATCCGGTAATTGAAGCTTTGAAGTCCGGACGATCGGTAAATAAGGTTCTTCTTTCTGAGCAATTAAATTCTGGCGCCCAGGGAAAGTTAATTAGTTTAAGCAAATCAGCTGGGACGGTGGTGCAGAAAGTTCCACGGAATAGACTAGATCAGCTTACAAAGGAAAATCATCAGGGAGTTATTGCATATGTTGCTTCATACCAATATGCTTCTTTGGAAGATTTATTTCAAAACGCAGCTGAAAGAGAAGAAGAGCCGTTCTTTGTCATTTTGGATGAATTGGAAGACCCACATAATCTAGGCTCCATCTTACGTACAGCGGATGCCACAGGGGCCCATGGAGTGATTATTCCAAAACACCGTTCGGTTGGTCTGACAGCTACTGTGGCAAAGACATCTGCTGGAGCAATAGAACATATTCCTGTTGCCCGTGTAACTAACATTGCAAATACGATAGATGAATTGAAGGAAAGAAATGTTTGGATTGTTGGAACAGAAGCGGACGCAACAGAGGACTACCGCAAACTTGATGGTGCATTACCAATTGGTTTGGTAATAGGAAATGAAGGAAAAGGGATGAGTAGACTTGTTCACAAAAAATGTGACTGGACAGTTAGCCTGCCTATGCGAGGAAAGGTTTCTTCCTTAAATGCTTCTGTTGCATGCAGTCTATTACTTTATGAAGTATATCGAAAAAGGTTCGCAATTGGTGATAAGTAATGTTTATTTTAGTGGTGGATGGCTATAACATTATCGGAGCATGGGAAGAGTTGCAACGATTAAAAGAAGTAGATATTGGACAAGCCAGAGACAGACTGATAGAACGAATGGCAGAATATCAAGCATATTCAGGTTATCGGGTAATTGTGGTCTTCGATGCTTACTATGTTAAGGGAATAGCAAGTAAGCAGGAGGCTTATAAAGTAGAGATTATCTACACTAAAGAGAAAGAGACCGCAGATGAATGTATTGAAAAGCTTGTTAAAAAGTTAAAAAATGTCCAAACACAGGTATATGTTGCCACTTCCGATTTTGCAGAGCAACGTACCATTTTTGGGCGTGGTGCATTAAGGAAGTCTGCAAGAGAACTGTACATTGAGTTAAAAAATATCGAAAAAGAAATCGAAGAAAGTATTGACTCACATAAAAATATTAAAGCAAAAGCAAAGATTCCTTTAGATGATAGTATACTGGAAAAGTTTGAAAAATGGCGCAGAGGGGATTTATAATGCTACCCAAAAGTAAGGTAAACCCCTCTGTAAATGGGGAAAAGCTTTTATCCAGTTATTGACTATAATGAAGCGCTTACTGTATAATGACTTTTATAATGACTGCACGTTAGTCAGGAGGTCATTCTGAGTGAATGTCGATCAGCTGGACATAGACGATAGCAAATTAGGTGTACTGGATGATAATGAGGTAATCGCTTTAGTGCAACAGGGTAACAGTCGTGCCCTGGATTTTCTTATAAATAAATATAAAAACTTCGTTCGTGCAAAAGCGCGAACGTACTTTCTCATTGGTGCAGATAGAGAGGATATTATTCAAGAGGGAATGATCGGTCTTTATAAAGCGATACGTGATTATGATGGAGAGAAATTATCGTCCTTTAAAGGTTTTGCAGAGCTTTGTGTCACCAGACAGATTATAACAGCAATAAAAACAGCGACTCGTCAAAAACATCTCCCGCTTAATTCCTATGTATCTTTGGACAAGCCAATATATGACGAAGAATCTGATCGAACGCTTCTGGATGTAATAGCGGGATCAAAAGCAATTGACCCACAGGAATTACTAGTGAACAGAGAGAAGTTTGGAGATTTAGAAACGAAATTATCTGAATTATTAAGCGAGTTGGAAAAACAGGTGCTGCATTTATATTTGGATGGCCGAACCTATCAGGAAATATCAGTAGAATTGAAGCGGCATGTAAAATCAATAGATAATGCACTTCAACGTGTCAAGCGTAAGTTGGAACAATTGATGGAAGCTAGTAAAAACTCTTAATGGCAAGCGTTGACACTTTTTTCTAACCATGCTACATTTATACTAGCAGACGGAAGATGTCACGTTTTTAGATAAATTATAGATTCCCAGGCTTTGGGGTGAGAAAGATGAGTAAAAAAGTAACATTAGCATGTTCACTATGTTCAAATAGAAACTATACGACAACGAAGAATGTATCCACGCAACCTACAAGACTGGAAGTACAGAAATATTGTAAAAGTTGTGGTAAGCATACGCTGCATCGTGAGACAAAATAGAGACTGGATTTTAGGTAGAGTTTGGGGGTACAAGCATGTTTAAATTTCTTAAAAATGTATCAAGAGAAATGAAAAAGGTAAGCTGGCCCAAGGGTAAGGAACTAACAAGCTATACAATAACTGTTATTACTACAGTAGCCTTTGTAGCAGTATTTTTCTTTTTAATTGATTTAGGAATCTCGCAATTATTAAACTTACTTTAATAATATTAGTTGAATAATAATATTATGTTTATGCTATAATGGATAATAATATTTCAATTTGAAAACCCGGTAAACGGGTTTTTTAAATTGCAACAAAAACATTGGTAAGCATTGCTAATAAATTGCTGGAAAGCATTATTCCATACAAAGGGAGGGAAGGGCAAACAAATTGTCCTGGACAAATGGAGAAAAATTGGTATGTTGTTCATACGTATTCTGGATATGAAAACAAGGTAAAAATGAACCTGGAAAAGCGGGTAGAGACAATGGGCATGGAGGATAAAATTTTTCGTGTGATTGTGCCCGAAGATGAAGAGACAGAGATAAAGAACGGTAAAAAGAAGGTCTCTAAAAAGAAGTTTTTCCCAGGCTATGTATTAACTGAAATGATTATGACTGATGACTCTTGGTATGTTGTGCGGAACACGCCTGGGGTAACAGGCTTTATCGGTTCAAGTGGTGGCGGGACAAAGCCGACACCGTTGTGGCCGGAAGAGGCAGAGGCTGTACTTAAACGTATGGGTGTTACGGAAACCGCTGTACAGGTGGACTTTGAAGTGAAAGAAAGCGTTAAGGTAACAGATGGACCATTTACTGACTTTACAGGCACGATTGAACACATTGATATTGATAAACAAAAAGTAAAAGTTCATGTAAATATGTTCGGCAGAGAGACTCCAGTAGAACTGGACTTCTCTCAAATAGAAAAACTATCGTAATTCTTTGATAAGCCCCTCGCAACTTGAGAGGGGCTTATATTTTTAGATTGATAATTATTTGGCTCGATTGCAAATGTTGGGGTACATATCTCACCTCGTATAATTTTACTATTTCATAGTAGGAGGAAACTGCGACGTAACTTGTGGTG contains the following coding sequences:
- the cysE gene encoding serine O-acetyltransferase, giving the protein MGFIKRMREDMDVVFEQDPAARTYIEVALTYSGLHAVWSHRLAHAFYKRKLFFIARVISQISRFFTGIEIHPGAKIGRRLFIDHGMGVVIGETCEIGDNVTIFQGVTLGGTGKEKGKRHPTVKDNALIATGAKVLGSITIGENSKVGGGSVVLKDVPDHSTVVGIPGRVVIQNGEKIRRDLDHHKMPDPVEERCNNLQNEIDLLKKEISKLKEGNRHADTNL
- the cysS gene encoding cysteine--tRNA ligase; this translates as MPIQIYNTLKRQKEEFKPLKEGHVSMYVCGPTVYNYIHIGNARPAIVFDTVRRYFEYKGFHVDYVLNFTDVDDKIIKAAKELGEEVPAVAEKFINAYLEDVGALGVKQATHNPRVMETMDDIIQFIDALVQKGYAYSVEGDVYFKPRAFEGYGKLSHQSVDELRSGARIQVGEKKEDPLDFALWKKAKDGEIAWDSPWGEGRPGWHIECSAMVKKYLGDTIDIHAGGQDLTFPHHENEIAQSEAMTGKSFARYWMHNGYINIENEKMSKSLGNFVLTRDLINQHNPQVLRFFMLSVHYRHPINFSAELLESAENSLERIKTAYSNLEHRKNSSMDLVSNQGQEDWLKRIEDLKKQFEEEMDDDFNTANAISVIFDITKEANVYLQESQTSTKIIDAFQESIRDLMNVLGVTVEEEADLLDEEIETLIAERNEARTTRNFARADEIRDILKEKGIMLEDTAQGVRWRRG
- a CDS encoding Mini-ribonuclease 3, producing the protein MKQDVKQMKSLALAYMGDAVYEVYIREHLLKEGQVKPQQLHKQAIKFVSGKAQAQVVLYWLESGMLSEEEERVVARGRNAKSGSIPKNISVQAYRYSTAFEALLGYHYLLNHQDRLNELMEKAVHFLEGRND
- the rlmB gene encoding 23S rRNA (guanosine(2251)-2'-O)-methyltransferase RlmB, whose protein sequence is MEQEIIVGKNPVIEALKSGRSVNKVLLSEQLNSGAQGKLISLSKSAGTVVQKVPRNRLDQLTKENHQGVIAYVASYQYASLEDLFQNAAEREEEPFFVILDELEDPHNLGSILRTADATGAHGVIIPKHRSVGLTATVAKTSAGAIEHIPVARVTNIANTIDELKERNVWIVGTEADATEDYRKLDGALPIGLVIGNEGKGMSRLVHKKCDWTVSLPMRGKVSSLNASVACSLLLYEVYRKRFAIGDK
- a CDS encoding NYN domain-containing protein; translation: MFILVVDGYNIIGAWEELQRLKEVDIGQARDRLIERMAEYQAYSGYRVIVVFDAYYVKGIASKQEAYKVEIIYTKEKETADECIEKLVKKLKNVQTQVYVATSDFAEQRTIFGRGALRKSARELYIELKNIEKEIEESIDSHKNIKAKAKIPLDDSILEKFEKWRRGDL
- the sigH gene encoding RNA polymerase sporulation sigma factor SigH, translated to MNVDQLDIDDSKLGVLDDNEVIALVQQGNSRALDFLINKYKNFVRAKARTYFLIGADREDIIQEGMIGLYKAIRDYDGEKLSSFKGFAELCVTRQIITAIKTATRQKHLPLNSYVSLDKPIYDEESDRTLLDVIAGSKAIDPQELLVNREKFGDLETKLSELLSELEKQVLHLYLDGRTYQEISVELKRHVKSIDNALQRVKRKLEQLMEASKNS
- the rpmG gene encoding 50S ribosomal protein L33, giving the protein MSKKVTLACSLCSNRNYTTTKNVSTQPTRLEVQKYCKSCGKHTLHRETK
- the secE gene encoding preprotein translocase subunit SecE, with the protein product MFKFLKNVSREMKKVSWPKGKELTSYTITVITTVAFVAVFFFLIDLGISQLLNLL
- the nusG gene encoding transcription termination/antitermination protein NusG, with translation MEKNWYVVHTYSGYENKVKMNLEKRVETMGMEDKIFRVIVPEDEETEIKNGKKKVSKKKFFPGYVLTEMIMTDDSWYVVRNTPGVTGFIGSSGGGTKPTPLWPEEAEAVLKRMGVTETAVQVDFEVKESVKVTDGPFTDFTGTIEHIDIDKQKVKVHVNMFGRETPVELDFSQIEKLS